The proteins below are encoded in one region of Amycolatopsis magusensis:
- a CDS encoding DUF998 domain-containing protein — translation MTETNNAGSQVRPASMPRRRAAGMALIASGGVYFTTEFIAAAAWTDPPYSYTHHFISDLGVRGPATAFGQFMYSPLAWVMNTGFFLLGFAALAGVVLLRGLPPGRRRLVLAMAVLLAIGGAVLAFFPGSGEGTDNSATDYHGLGAFAGFLSGNVLVILLGRRSELLGLTRGLGRYLVAAGILGLVSLAAYLVVLDSGAGILLGLVERGVIYPFLIGFIVMGVALRKRQQRVPPAR, via the coding sequence ATGACGGAGACGAACAACGCCGGCAGCCAGGTCAGACCAGCGTCGATGCCGCGGCGTCGCGCAGCGGGGATGGCGCTCATCGCCAGTGGCGGCGTCTACTTCACCACCGAGTTCATCGCCGCCGCGGCGTGGACGGATCCGCCTTACAGCTACACGCACCACTTCATCAGCGACCTCGGGGTCCGCGGGCCCGCGACCGCGTTCGGGCAGTTCATGTACTCGCCGCTCGCGTGGGTGATGAACACCGGCTTCTTCCTCCTGGGATTCGCCGCGCTCGCCGGTGTCGTCCTGTTGCGGGGACTGCCGCCCGGACGTCGCCGGCTCGTGCTCGCCATGGCGGTACTGCTGGCGATCGGCGGCGCCGTACTGGCCTTCTTCCCGGGCTCCGGCGAAGGAACGGACAACAGCGCGACCGACTACCACGGGCTGGGCGCTTTCGCGGGTTTCCTCAGCGGCAACGTGCTCGTCATCCTGCTCGGCAGGAGGTCCGAACTCCTCGGCTTGACCCGTGGACTGGGCAGATACCTGGTGGCGGCCGGAATACTCGGTCTCGTCTCGCTGGCGGCCTACCTGGTCGTCCTCGACTCGGGAGCAGGCATTCTCCTCGGCCTCGTCGAACGCGGTGTCATCTATCCATTCCTGATCGGCTTCATCGTCATGGGTGTGGCACTGCGGAAGCGGCAGCAGCGCGTGCCCCCAGCGCGATAA
- a CDS encoding HEAT repeat domain-containing protein — protein sequence MTTRFQQALRLMRSRDPQAREDGFHFLLPHAAEHADQLIDEFARERTDHGLRCWLLELIGQARSPKALPVLAEQLRSNDELLRSWAVRGLEQLATKPARYELWKARANGLID from the coding sequence ATGACAACGCGGTTCCAGCAAGCCTTGCGGCTCATGCGCAGCCGGGATCCACAGGCCCGGGAAGACGGCTTTCACTTCCTGCTGCCCCACGCCGCGGAACACGCCGATCAACTCATCGACGAGTTCGCCCGGGAGCGGACCGACCACGGCCTGCGCTGCTGGCTGCTCGAACTCATCGGCCAGGCCCGCTCACCGAAGGCGTTGCCGGTACTCGCCGAGCAACTCCGCAGCAACGACGAGTTGCTGCGGAGCTGGGCGGTGAGAGGGCTGGAACAACTCGCCACCAAGCCGGCGCGCTACGAACTGTGGAAGGCACGAGCCAACGGACTCATCGACTGA
- a CDS encoding N,N-dimethylformamidase beta subunit family domain-containing protein, with the protein MGMLSGREPLPIIEAEPPARPAGALAAAGTFDPRQRWSRLVGGGDGIIYAVQADGLLYWYRHRGWATASSDWANEGIGVHIGSGWQDFVTVLGDVDGVLYGVRGDGDVLAYQRVVTDMDTGAGYWTGNGTGVVVGTGFAAFPRIFGGPGGVIWCVDADGVLYRSRRPSGGHFATPVPLADGFNVPRYLFSDVGNVIYTVSGTGGLTWFRYRDGVGWANGGQPFQIGDNDWFELFRRDLFAGCGNGGLYFVRIDLATVPGDDETLVELRLTNHQSVDTDGGPQWINNATGVIVGHGFTVERSVGLQGYPRRQSVPTGGRASFALSTAFSSVSAEIVRVTPGGDTPEPVTARTTVTGGLQMLAADYRSAGCGWDERYGAEIPADWPSGVYAARFTGDFGRVQHVPFVVRPAAPEQKIAVVLPSNTYHAYNGWGGHDQYSVGQDGVRRVFTFLRPSYNWLIASKGQYDVDLFSDLELLRWLSTEEIGVDCYTDHDLHTGGWLSAYNAIVLGGHPEYWSMAMRAHLAGYLAAGGSVIGTGGNQLYERAEFDADGTTLTFRAANGSRDLLLNNYDLPASQLLGVNYEHQGWMTFAPYRVLREHPFLAGTGLGVGETFGASGRNGAASAWEFDTLQGFDGEASPEEVFAQGTNSTDSGGAAMVCKELPGGGFVFSASSLTFNGAIQVDAVIQRLLRNVFDRALGRSTPPRKKLP; encoded by the coding sequence ATGGGAATGCTCAGCGGCCGCGAACCACTTCCGATCATCGAGGCCGAGCCGCCGGCGCGACCGGCGGGTGCGCTTGCCGCGGCCGGGACCTTCGATCCGCGCCAGCGGTGGAGCCGGCTGGTCGGCGGGGGTGACGGGATCATCTACGCCGTGCAGGCCGACGGGTTGCTGTACTGGTATCGCCACCGTGGCTGGGCCACCGCGAGCTCCGACTGGGCCAATGAGGGCATCGGCGTGCACATCGGCTCCGGGTGGCAGGACTTCGTCACCGTGCTCGGCGACGTCGACGGCGTGCTCTACGGCGTCCGCGGCGACGGGGATGTGCTCGCCTACCAGCGCGTCGTCACCGACATGGACACCGGCGCGGGCTACTGGACCGGCAACGGCACCGGCGTCGTCGTCGGGACCGGGTTCGCCGCCTTCCCCCGGATCTTCGGCGGGCCCGGCGGCGTCATCTGGTGCGTCGACGCGGACGGCGTCCTGTACCGCTCACGACGGCCGAGCGGCGGGCACTTCGCGACGCCGGTGCCGCTCGCGGACGGGTTCAACGTCCCCCGCTACCTGTTTTCGGACGTCGGGAACGTCATCTACACCGTCAGCGGCACCGGCGGGCTCACCTGGTTCCGCTACCGCGACGGTGTCGGCTGGGCGAACGGCGGGCAGCCCTTCCAGATCGGGGACAACGACTGGTTCGAGCTGTTCCGCCGCGACCTGTTCGCCGGCTGCGGGAACGGCGGCCTCTACTTCGTCCGGATCGACCTCGCGACGGTGCCCGGCGACGACGAGACGCTCGTCGAACTGCGGCTCACCAACCACCAGAGCGTCGACACCGACGGCGGGCCACAGTGGATCAACAACGCGACCGGCGTCATCGTCGGGCACGGGTTCACCGTCGAGCGCAGCGTGGGACTGCAGGGGTATCCGCGGCGGCAGAGCGTTCCCACCGGCGGGCGGGCCTCCTTCGCATTGTCCACCGCGTTCAGCTCGGTCAGCGCCGAGATCGTGCGCGTCACGCCCGGCGGGGACACCCCGGAGCCGGTCACCGCGAGGACCACCGTCACCGGCGGGCTCCAGATGCTCGCCGCGGACTACCGGTCGGCCGGATGCGGCTGGGACGAGCGCTACGGCGCCGAGATACCCGCGGACTGGCCGTCCGGCGTCTACGCCGCGCGCTTCACCGGGGACTTCGGCCGGGTGCAGCACGTCCCGTTCGTGGTCCGCCCGGCCGCGCCCGAGCAGAAGATCGCCGTGGTCCTGCCGAGCAACACCTACCACGCCTACAACGGCTGGGGCGGGCACGACCAGTACTCCGTGGGCCAGGACGGCGTGCGGCGCGTGTTCACCTTCCTGCGGCCCAGCTACAACTGGTTGATCGCGTCGAAGGGGCAGTACGACGTGGACCTGTTCAGCGACCTGGAGCTGCTGCGCTGGCTCAGCACCGAGGAGATCGGCGTCGACTGCTACACCGACCACGACCTGCACACCGGCGGCTGGCTCTCCGCGTACAACGCGATCGTGCTGGGCGGGCACCCGGAATACTGGTCGATGGCCATGCGCGCCCACCTCGCCGGCTACCTCGCAGCCGGTGGCAGCGTGATCGGCACCGGCGGCAACCAGCTCTACGAACGCGCCGAATTCGACGCCGACGGCACGACGCTGACCTTCCGGGCCGCGAACGGGAGCCGTGATCTACTGCTGAACAACTACGACCTGCCGGCGTCGCAGCTGCTCGGGGTGAACTACGAACACCAGGGCTGGATGACGTTCGCGCCGTACCGGGTGCTGCGCGAGCACCCTTTCCTGGCGGGGACTGGCCTCGGCGTCGGTGAGACGTTCGGCGCGAGCGGCCGCAACGGCGCGGCGAGCGCCTGGGAGTTCGACACGCTGCAGGGCTTCGACGGTGAGGCGTCGCCGGAGGAGGTCTTCGCGCAGGGCACGAATTCGACCGACAGCGGCGGCGCGGCGATGGTGTGCAAGGAACTGCCGGGCGGCGGGTTCGTCTTCAGCGCTTCGTCGCTGACGTTCAACGGCGCGATCCAGGTCGATGCGGTGATACAACGGTTGCTCCGCAACGTCTTCGACCGGGCGCTGGGACGTTCCACGCCGCCGAGGAAGAAGTTGCCGTAG
- a CDS encoding serine hydrolase domain-containing protein: protein MNTKNKSTRRGFRRAAAAVLATTLLAGAAATPATAETTALPQAAAGPDRPELSESMQAFIGLGFTGMQLRVHDERGEWVGSAGRRELGKTAKPSTNGRFRVGSVTKTITATLVLQLVAEGKVGLDSPAADYLPGFGLDRRITVRMLLQHTSGVFNHTGQYYPDGTYVPGIAWSGQEWVDNRFRTHRPEDLVRLSLSKPAPFEPGTAWDYSNTNYVLARFLVEKVTGRSYVEETQRRILRPLGMRGTTMPGTSTEVPGPHAHAYYRYEDAGQSKTVDVTRQNPSWVAAGGDMISTSQDLQTFITALQGGRLLPAPLLAEMRKPDPTVGYGLGMFVQDGTTPSPFPAPSCGVTVLTHNGSVQGYGTLMYSTPDGSRTLTGSINYVDDAAQSMAGPFHTGLQNLVDVVFCDGKTAS from the coding sequence GTGAACACCAAGAACAAGAGCACCCGGCGGGGCTTCCGGCGAGCGGCAGCCGCGGTGCTGGCGACCACCCTGCTGGCCGGGGCGGCGGCCACGCCGGCCACGGCGGAGACCACTGCCCTGCCGCAGGCCGCCGCCGGACCGGACCGCCCGGAGCTGTCCGAATCCATGCAGGCGTTCATCGGCCTCGGTTTCACCGGGATGCAGCTGCGTGTGCACGACGAACGGGGCGAGTGGGTCGGCAGCGCCGGGCGGCGCGAGCTGGGCAAGACCGCGAAGCCGTCGACGAACGGGCGGTTCCGGGTGGGGAGCGTCACCAAGACCATCACCGCGACCCTGGTGCTGCAGCTGGTGGCCGAAGGCAAGGTCGGACTGGACTCCCCCGCCGCCGACTACCTGCCCGGGTTCGGGCTGGACCGGCGCATCACCGTGCGGATGCTGCTGCAGCACACCAGCGGGGTCTTCAACCACACCGGCCAGTACTACCCGGACGGGACCTACGTGCCCGGGATCGCCTGGTCGGGCCAGGAGTGGGTGGACAACCGGTTCCGCACCCACCGGCCGGAGGACCTGGTGCGGCTGTCGCTGTCCAAGCCCGCCCCGTTCGAGCCGGGAACGGCCTGGGACTACTCGAACACCAACTACGTGCTGGCCAGGTTCCTGGTCGAGAAGGTGACCGGTCGCTCCTACGTCGAGGAGACGCAGCGCCGGATCCTGCGGCCGCTGGGAATGCGGGGCACCACGATGCCGGGCACTTCGACGGAGGTCCCCGGGCCGCACGCCCATGCCTACTACCGGTACGAGGACGCCGGCCAGTCGAAGACGGTCGACGTCACCCGCCAGAACCCCTCCTGGGTGGCGGCCGGCGGTGACATGATCTCGACCTCACAGGACCTGCAGACGTTCATCACCGCACTGCAGGGCGGCAGGCTCCTGCCGGCCCCGCTGCTGGCCGAGATGCGCAAGCCGGACCCCACGGTCGGCTACGGCCTGGGCATGTTCGTGCAGGACGGCACCACCCCGTCGCCCTTCCCCGCGCCCAGCTGCGGCGTCACCGTGCTGACCCACAACGGCAGCGTGCAGGGCTACGGGACGCTGATGTACAGCACACCCGACGGCAGCAGGACCCTGACCGGCTCGATCAACTACGTCGACGACGCGGCGCAGTCCATGGCGGGCCCATTCCACACAGGACTGCAGAACCTCGTCGACGTGGTGTTCTGCGACGGGAAGACCGCTTCCTGA
- a CDS encoding GNAT family N-acetyltransferase: protein MFVRAALPGELGAVGDLRVEAYEAQGLLTANPDYAATLRALGAAGGDVLVAVDGDRVVGTIMLERWGPDSEVARSADEAEVRALAVAPEAQGRGVGAALLKAVMERAASLGVRHLVLSTQPGMTAAQRLYAAHGFARLPDRDWAPVPGLTLLSFGQLLPAVF, encoded by the coding sequence ATGTTCGTGCGTGCGGCGTTGCCCGGTGAGCTGGGTGCGGTGGGGGATCTACGGGTCGAGGCGTATGAGGCGCAGGGGCTGTTGACCGCGAACCCGGACTACGCCGCCACGTTGCGCGCGCTGGGAGCCGCGGGTGGCGACGTGCTCGTCGCGGTCGACGGCGACCGGGTGGTGGGCACGATCATGCTGGAACGCTGGGGTCCGGACAGCGAGGTCGCCCGCAGCGCGGACGAGGCCGAGGTGCGAGCCCTCGCCGTCGCGCCGGAGGCTCAGGGGCGGGGCGTCGGGGCCGCGTTGCTGAAGGCGGTGATGGAACGGGCCGCATCGCTGGGGGTCCGGCACCTGGTCCTGTCGACGCAACCGGGGATGACCGCGGCCCAGCGGTTGTATGCGGCCCATGGGTTCGCCCGGCTCCCGGACCGCGACTGGGCGCCGGTTCCCGGGCTCACCCTGCTGAGCTTCGGACAGCTCCTGCCGGCGGTGTTCTAA
- a CDS encoding FHA domain-containing protein, protein MKQESLARGVPHAAPGAIVARTLAARLHVDPAEGRTVRFGRNRPDVDLCVGETDLRVSRRHGLLTHRGGHWWVANTGQSPIRLPRARWLFRDEDSVPLPSGYTPLFVPGSGDREHLLELYVADDRDTPVPPRADSVTQPPTRWRLTPDERLVLVVLGQRYLLHEADPQPVSRQQAALMLAELQPESSWSAKRVEHVVADVRTRLSAHGVPGLLREEIGEPVGNTLNNNLLRELVLTTTLVPPDLALLDTLSWD, encoded by the coding sequence ATGAAACAGGAAAGCCTGGCCCGCGGTGTGCCGCACGCCGCTCCCGGGGCCATCGTCGCCCGTACGCTGGCCGCGCGCCTCCACGTCGATCCCGCGGAAGGGCGCACGGTCCGGTTCGGGCGCAACCGCCCGGACGTCGACCTGTGCGTCGGCGAGACCGATCTGCGGGTCAGCCGCCGGCACGGCCTGCTCACCCACCGCGGCGGCCACTGGTGGGTCGCCAACACCGGGCAGTCGCCGATCCGGCTGCCCAGGGCCCGGTGGCTGTTCCGCGACGAGGACTCCGTGCCGCTGCCCAGCGGCTACACGCCGCTGTTCGTCCCCGGCTCCGGCGACCGCGAGCACCTGCTCGAGCTCTACGTCGCCGACGACCGGGACACGCCGGTCCCACCCCGGGCCGACTCGGTCACCCAGCCACCGACGCGCTGGCGGCTCACCCCCGACGAGCGCCTGGTGCTGGTGGTGCTGGGCCAGCGCTACCTGCTGCACGAAGCCGATCCCCAGCCCGTGTCCCGCCAGCAAGCCGCACTGATGCTGGCCGAGCTGCAACCGGAATCGAGCTGGAGCGCCAAACGGGTTGAGCACGTGGTCGCCGACGTGCGGACCCGGCTGTCCGCCCACGGTGTGCCCGGCCTGCTCCGGGAGGAGATCGGCGAGCCGGTCGGCAACACCCTCAACAACAACCTGCTGCGCGAACTGGTGCTGACCACCACCCTGGTGCCCCCGGACCTGGCCCTGCTCGACACCCTGTCCTGGGACTGA
- a CDS encoding serine/threonine-protein kinase — protein MRTGYLVDARYELEDACGSGSGGVVWTAFDRKLKRRVALKRSHAAADGVDRAQFRREAEIAAQVHHPNAISIFDAVDGDGCWLVMEYLPAVSLDKTLAETGPLPPERVARIGVQIAGALAAVHAGNIVHRDVKPGNILVTEDGLAKLTDFGISLWRAVTRDDDGRVSGTPAYVSPEVANGHPAGRASDVFSLGATLFAAVEGTPPFGRGEPEEVLRRVRRGEALPMRQAGPLVPLLEEMLRPQPDKRPTAEEIRTRLESLIGDWESPASRVEHPARVPFWRRPLLQASVVALVAILGTAVALGQEGPPDGRPQGSTGDLVGDERTADPCALLDPRRLRQFGPARLIATYGNFNRCDALVDVRAKAPLDVEVQLITRASRAVQGGPFDVVEEARQSGECDRTVVVDDGYAVRVSAKLANPPLDLCAVADAATGTVVEVLRHGPIPRRATPFPAGSLADLDACTLLDEQSLATLAAVDSGAAVNVFGNWACKWFNTVGGAGINLRYDQHPAQELLGGELVELGGHAGYVQLDTNKSCTVSIPLQPPGQPQRAHLDVLVLTVRGDQPALEYCPQAKSLAAVAAGNLPF, from the coding sequence GTGCGAACGGGCTACCTGGTCGACGCGCGGTACGAGCTGGAGGACGCCTGCGGCTCGGGGTCCGGCGGCGTGGTCTGGACCGCCTTCGATCGGAAGCTGAAACGGCGGGTGGCGCTCAAGCGGTCGCACGCGGCGGCGGACGGCGTCGACCGGGCGCAGTTCCGCCGCGAAGCCGAAATCGCCGCGCAGGTGCACCACCCGAACGCGATCTCGATCTTCGATGCGGTCGACGGCGACGGCTGCTGGCTGGTGATGGAGTACCTGCCGGCGGTGAGCCTGGACAAGACACTGGCCGAGACCGGGCCGCTGCCGCCGGAACGGGTGGCGAGGATCGGCGTGCAGATCGCCGGCGCGCTGGCCGCGGTGCACGCCGGGAACATCGTGCACCGCGATGTGAAGCCGGGCAACATCCTGGTCACCGAGGACGGTCTCGCCAAGTTGACCGATTTCGGCATCTCCCTCTGGCGTGCGGTGACCCGCGACGACGACGGCAGGGTCAGCGGTACCCCCGCGTACGTCTCGCCCGAAGTGGCGAACGGACACCCGGCCGGCCGGGCCTCCGACGTCTTCTCGCTCGGCGCCACGCTGTTCGCCGCGGTGGAGGGCACGCCGCCGTTCGGCAGGGGCGAGCCGGAGGAGGTGCTCAGACGCGTCCGGCGCGGCGAGGCCCTGCCGATGCGCCAGGCGGGTCCGCTCGTCCCGCTGCTGGAGGAGATGCTGCGGCCGCAACCGGACAAGCGGCCCACCGCCGAGGAAATCCGGACACGCCTCGAAAGTCTCATCGGTGACTGGGAATCGCCGGCGTCGCGGGTCGAACACCCGGCCCGGGTGCCGTTCTGGCGCCGCCCCCTGCTCCAGGCCTCGGTGGTCGCCCTCGTCGCGATACTCGGCACCGCGGTGGCGCTCGGGCAGGAAGGACCGCCTGACGGGAGACCGCAGGGGTCCACCGGCGATCTCGTCGGCGACGAGCGCACCGCCGACCCCTGCGCGCTGCTCGACCCGAGACGGTTGCGCCAGTTCGGCCCGGCCCGGCTGATCGCCACCTACGGCAACTTCAACCGCTGTGACGCCCTGGTCGACGTCCGCGCGAAAGCACCGTTGGACGTCGAGGTCCAGCTGATCACCCGTGCGTCCCGTGCCGTGCAGGGCGGGCCGTTCGACGTGGTCGAGGAGGCCCGGCAGAGCGGTGAATGCGACCGCACCGTGGTGGTGGACGACGGGTATGCCGTCCGGGTGTCGGCGAAGCTGGCGAACCCGCCGCTGGATCTCTGCGCGGTGGCCGACGCCGCGACCGGCACCGTGGTGGAGGTCCTCCGCCACGGCCCGATCCCCCGGCGCGCCACCCCGTTCCCGGCCGGCTCGCTCGCCGACCTCGACGCCTGCACGCTGCTGGACGAGCAGTCGCTCGCCACGCTGGCCGCGGTCGACAGCGGGGCCGCGGTCAACGTTTTCGGGAACTGGGCGTGCAAGTGGTTCAACACGGTCGGCGGCGCCGGTATCAACCTGCGCTACGACCAGCACCCGGCACAGGAACTCCTCGGGGGCGAACTGGTCGAGCTGGGCGGCCACGCCGGGTACGTCCAGCTGGACACGAACAAGAGCTGCACGGTCAGCATCCCCCTCCAGCCGCCGGGCCAACCGCAGCGGGCCCACCTCGACGTGCTGGTGCTGACGGTGCGGGGCGACCAGCCGGCGCTCGAATACTGCCCCCAGGCCAAAAGCCTGGCGGCGGTGGCCGCCGGGAACCTGCCCTTCTGA
- a CDS encoding BTAD domain-containing putative transcriptional regulator translates to MDAGARLRVTLLDAYQVSRGDTVLPVPGARLQGLLVRLALAGGRAVEPDALVDAIWGEEPPSGPGPALHTLVTRLRRALTPGDAIAQGAGGYRLAVDAADVDALRLEQLAAEGRESLRAGHSEAARAALAEAVALWGGHPGAEPPVIAAVAPTVATRLAQVSIEAVADLATAELALGQAEVAAARLTGLLAEHPVHERAATVLMDALAAAGRQAEALAVYERVRQALADVLGVDPGTALRERHLRLLRPVPADQLRPTNLPLPLTSFIGRDDDLARIGALLTTGRLVTVVGPGGAGKTRLALEAAHRRSYRDGVWFVDLAAVTEPAKVATAVLNGIGLRGSMFDARKRAEGTGLDVLVGELGGRESLLLLDNCEHLIDAVAHLVAALLPRCAGLRVLATSREPLTVDGEGLVPIGPLALPGRGDGIEQAAGTASVRLFVERAAAVRPGFAVDKATLPDIVRVVHGLDGLPLALELAAARLRTLSLPHLAGGLSDRFRLLANGSRAAPPRHRTLRAVIAWSWELLSEHESAVAARISVLPGGVTPASATAVCAGTTVPAADVPELLAVLVDRSLLQLAPGTGRYRMLETIREYGTDRLTETGDLGTTRDLAAAYLTESMARHDPRLRGPEQLAAMAVIGAEYDNTLAALRHLCTTRDSPGAIALALSLTWYWQMFGRHADGSYWLGEALAVHGDAPPTPERDCARAVHLLSRADILSGITTKEAEDDRSEMHELASRLLAHSELPSQYRVFGPVLLFLLEQETALTSFQRMADGDDVWLSGLAHLFLAEIAENAGALTLMRAHVEASLARFQQAGDRWGQAAVLAMRAQLRRYDGLDGALADLTDARTLADEFGALSLGDQLYSDLRWIDLHLRRGDTDRAMALTDAARARALHASSAEMLVLVDVQEASIRVRLGDLTRAGALLDDAERGLRGDTAFPADQARTLAHGARAALCLALGELPGADNALRKAYAAALATRELPILSLVAVNVAALAQARGRQRESAELLGAAARLRGAHDHTDPQVRELTRRGQAALGDDEFTAAYAKGWESGTETAVLTADPACLSRVDD, encoded by the coding sequence ATGGATGCGGGTGCCCGGCTTCGTGTCACGCTGCTCGACGCGTACCAGGTGTCGCGCGGTGACACCGTCCTGCCCGTTCCGGGCGCGCGGTTGCAGGGCCTGCTCGTCCGGCTGGCGCTCGCCGGTGGCCGTGCGGTCGAGCCCGATGCGCTGGTCGACGCGATCTGGGGCGAGGAGCCGCCGTCCGGCCCCGGCCCCGCGCTGCACACCCTCGTCACCCGGTTACGCCGAGCCCTCACCCCCGGCGACGCGATCGCCCAGGGCGCGGGTGGCTACCGGCTCGCGGTGGACGCGGCCGACGTGGACGCGCTGCGCCTCGAACAACTCGCCGCAGAAGGCCGGGAAAGCCTGCGGGCAGGCCATTCGGAAGCGGCGCGCGCGGCACTCGCCGAAGCCGTCGCGTTGTGGGGTGGCCACCCCGGCGCCGAACCCCCGGTCATCGCCGCGGTCGCGCCCACGGTCGCGACCCGGCTGGCCCAGGTGTCGATCGAGGCGGTCGCCGACCTCGCCACCGCCGAGCTGGCGCTGGGACAGGCCGAGGTGGCCGCTGCCCGGCTGACCGGTTTGCTGGCCGAGCACCCGGTCCACGAACGGGCGGCCACGGTGCTGATGGACGCACTCGCCGCCGCAGGACGTCAGGCCGAGGCGCTGGCGGTCTACGAGCGCGTCCGCCAAGCCCTGGCCGACGTCCTCGGCGTCGACCCCGGCACCGCCCTGCGGGAACGCCACTTGAGGCTCCTGCGCCCGGTCCCGGCGGACCAGCTCCGGCCGACGAACCTGCCCCTACCGCTGACCAGCTTCATCGGCCGCGACGACGACCTCGCCCGGATCGGCGCCCTGCTCACCACCGGACGCCTGGTCACCGTGGTCGGTCCCGGCGGAGCCGGGAAGACCCGGCTGGCGCTGGAGGCCGCCCACCGCCGCTCCTACCGCGATGGAGTCTGGTTCGTCGACCTCGCGGCCGTCACCGAACCGGCGAAGGTCGCCACGGCCGTGCTCAACGGGATCGGCTTGCGGGGCTCGATGTTCGACGCGCGCAAGCGAGCCGAAGGGACCGGCCTGGACGTCCTCGTCGGTGAACTCGGTGGCCGGGAAAGCCTGCTGCTGCTCGACAACTGCGAGCACCTGATCGACGCCGTGGCCCACCTGGTCGCGGCGCTGCTCCCCCGCTGCGCCGGGCTGCGGGTGCTCGCCACCAGCCGGGAACCTCTCACGGTCGACGGCGAGGGCTTGGTGCCGATCGGCCCGCTCGCGCTGCCCGGCCGAGGCGACGGCATCGAGCAGGCCGCAGGAACGGCGTCGGTGCGCCTGTTCGTCGAGCGGGCCGCCGCCGTGCGCCCCGGTTTCGCCGTCGACAAAGCCACACTGCCCGACATAGTGCGCGTCGTGCACGGCCTGGACGGCCTGCCGCTGGCCCTCGAACTGGCCGCCGCCCGGCTGCGCACCCTGTCACTGCCCCACCTGGCCGGCGGGCTCTCCGACCGGTTCCGGTTACTCGCCAACGGCAGTCGCGCCGCCCCGCCCCGGCACCGCACCCTGCGCGCGGTCATCGCCTGGAGCTGGGAGCTGCTGAGCGAGCACGAAAGCGCTGTCGCGGCAAGGATCTCCGTCCTGCCCGGCGGTGTCACACCCGCCTCGGCCACCGCCGTCTGCGCGGGCACCACCGTGCCCGCCGCCGACGTGCCCGAACTGCTCGCCGTCCTCGTCGACCGGTCACTGCTGCAGCTCGCCCCCGGCACCGGGCGCTACCGGATGCTCGAGACCATCCGCGAGTACGGCACCGACCGGCTGACCGAGACCGGCGACCTCGGTACGACCCGCGACCTCGCCGCCGCCTACTTGACCGAGTCGATGGCCCGCCACGACCCCCGATTGCGCGGACCCGAGCAACTGGCGGCCATGGCGGTCATCGGCGCCGAGTACGACAACACGCTCGCCGCCCTGCGTCACCTGTGCACCACCCGGGACTCTCCCGGCGCGATCGCCCTCGCCCTGTCCCTGACCTGGTACTGGCAGATGTTCGGCCGTCATGCCGACGGCTCCTACTGGCTGGGCGAGGCCCTGGCGGTTCACGGCGACGCGCCGCCGACCCCCGAACGCGACTGCGCCCGGGCCGTCCACCTGCTCAGCCGGGCCGACATCCTGTCGGGGATCACCACCAAGGAGGCCGAGGACGACCGGTCCGAAATGCACGAACTGGCGAGCAGGCTGCTCGCGCATTCCGAGCTGCCGAGCCAGTACCGCGTGTTCGGCCCGGTCCTGCTCTTCCTCCTGGAGCAGGAAACCGCCCTCACGAGCTTCCAGCGCATGGCCGACGGCGACGATGTGTGGCTGTCCGGGCTGGCCCACCTCTTCCTGGCCGAAATCGCCGAGAACGCGGGCGCGCTGACCCTGATGCGGGCCCACGTGGAAGCGTCACTGGCCCGTTTCCAGCAGGCAGGCGACCGCTGGGGCCAGGCAGCCGTCCTGGCGATGCGGGCACAGCTGCGGCGGTACGACGGCCTCGACGGCGCGCTGGCCGACCTGACCGACGCCCGGACGCTGGCGGACGAGTTCGGGGCGCTGAGCCTCGGCGACCAGCTCTACAGCGACCTGCGCTGGATCGACCTGCACCTGCGGCGCGGCGACACCGACCGGGCCATGGCCCTGACCGACGCGGCCAGGGCTCGCGCCCTGCACGCGTCCTCGGCGGAGATGCTGGTCCTCGTCGACGTGCAGGAAGCGAGCATCCGGGTCCGGCTCGGGGACCTGACCAGGGCAGGCGCCCTGCTCGACGACGCCGAACGGGGCCTGCGCGGCGACACCGCGTTCCCCGCGGACCAGGCCCGGACGCTGGCTCACGGGGCACGGGCCGCGCTCTGCCTGGCACTGGGTGAGTTACCCGGCGCGGACAACGCGCTGCGGAAGGCGTACGCGGCCGCGCTGGCAACCAGGGAACTGCCGATTCTGTCGCTGGTCGCGGTGAACGTGGCCGCACTCGCCCAGGCGCGCGGGCGGCAGCGCGAGTCGGCTGAACTGCTCGGCGCCGCCGCCCGGCTGCGCGGTGCGCATGACCACACCGATCCACAGGTTCGCGAGCTCACCCGCCGGGGTCAGGCGGCGCTGGGCGACGACGAGTTCACCGCGGCCTACGCGAAAGGCTGGGAATCCGGCACGGAGACAGCCGTGCTCACCGCCGACCCCGCCTGTTTGTCCAGAGTGGACGATTGA